GCCCATCGCTTCCAAGGCATGCCCGAGCACGGCTATACCGCGCTGGTCGAGGCAATCCTCGACCATCCGAATATCGACGTGCATCTCTCGACGCCCTTCGACGAGGCTCATGCGTCGCGCGCCGATCACGTGCTCTGGACAGGTGCGCTCGACGCGTATTTCGGCCACGATCGCGGGCGTCTGGGATATCGCACGCTCGATTTCGAACCGTTCCGCGCAACGGGCGACTACCAGGGCTGCGCGGTGATGAATTACGGCGATGCCGAGGTGCCCTTCACCCGCATCACCGAGCACAAGCATTTCGCGCCGTGGGAAACCCACGAGGAGACGATCTGCTTCCGCGAGTTCTCCCGCGAATGCGGGCCCGGGGACACGCCCTATTACCCGATCCGCCTCGTCGACGAGAAGGCGCTGCTGGGCGATTACGTGGCGGCCGCCGAAGCCGCGCGCGGTGTCACCTTCCTGGGCCGGCTCGGCACCTATCGCTATCTCGACATGGACGTGACGATCCGCGAGGCGCTCGATGCGGCGGCGATGCTCAACGCGGCCTTCGCGGACGGCACTCCTCCGCCGGTCTTTCCGAAGTCGCCGTTCTGATCCTGCCCCTTACCGGGGCGCGTAATCGCCCTCCTCAAGGCGGGCGAGCGCGGGTGCGTTGATCTCGTCGAGCCGGTCCCAGAGCGCGTAATCGGCGGCGTAGAAGTCCCGCATCTCCTCGCGAAGTTCGGGGCTCAGCCCCTCGGTCTCGCGCAGGCGCGAGCGGTTCTCCTGCGGCAGGTCCCCCACCGCGATGCCGAGGCCCTTGCAGATCCGTGCGAAGGTCTCGGACAGGCGGGGATAGGGGATGATCACGTCGGCCAGCGTGGTCTCGCCTTCGCAGAAGAGGCGGCGCTGCAGATAGGGCACGCCCTTGGGGCTCTTGATGTTCCAGTCGGCGCGCGTCCAGAAGGCGGCGAAATCCATGTCGGCCGGAAGCGGACTCTCGACCGCGTTGCCGCGCCGGTATCGATACCAAGAGGTGATCCAGTCGATCGGATCGCGCATCACGCCGAATTTCAGCACACCGCCCGGCGACACGCCCGCGCGCGCGAAATCGCCGCGATATTCCTCCAGCGCGACCGACAGCCCCACATGCTTGCGCCTGGGCGTCTCGGCCCGCACGATCGTCGCGTGCGGGCGCAGCACCGTCTCGATCGAGGTCGAGGCGGTCTTGGTATTGGCCACGAAGAGAAAACGCCGCTCGAAGCTCAGAAGCATGGGATGGGATCCGTCTTGGTCGTCTGGCCGCCTTATGCACGCCCCGAAGGCCCAAGGCCAGACGCGCTCAGACCCCCGAATGGCCCAGCGGCTTCGCCAGGACGCGGGCCGCGAGGTCGCGGTCGAAGGGCAGGCCCAGATGCGCGAAGAGCGGTGCGAAGCCGTCGGGATGTCCGGCGTAATCGTCGTAGCGCAGCCGGATCGCCCGGTCCGGAAACGCCTCCGCCGCCTGGTCGAAGAGCGCGTCGATCCGGCCCAGAACCTCGACCATCCGCGGCTGCGGCACCTGCCGCCACCATCCAGACCGTGCCACGGCCTCCCGGTCGCGGGAATTGAGCACGAAGCGCGCATCCGGAAAGGCCGACGTCAGAAAGTCGAGGAGATCGCGAAAGCCCCCCGGTCCCTCGAAGGGCAGTACGTCGCTCCAGCCGCCGGGGCCCTCGTGGAAGCGGATCTCCTTGCAGCCCGCGCGCCGCGTACCCGGGGGCGGGGCCAGCACGTGCCGGGTGAAGGCCGCGCCCAGGGCACGCGCGTAGCCGCGGGGCTCCGTCGCCTCGGCCCCGAA
This is a stretch of genomic DNA from Palleronia sp. LCG004. It encodes these proteins:
- a CDS encoding sulfotransferase, translating into MSPATPPPEQFVFVMAYGRSGSTLIQALLNALPDTCIRGENGGALNGLHASWRRIAHTAQLEGARGGPATAPDTPWFGAEATEPRGYARALGAAFTRHVLAPPPGTRRAGCKEIRFHEGPGGWSDVLPFEGPGGFRDLLDFLTSAFPDARFVLNSRDREAVARSGWWRQVPQPRMVEVLGRIDALFDQAAEAFPDRAIRLRYDDYAGHPDGFAPLFAHLGLPFDRDLAARVLAKPLGHSGV
- a CDS encoding UDP-galactopyranose mutase is translated as MEILSVGAGLSGAVTGRALAEAGHRVTVIEARDHVAGNCHTARDAQTGVMVHTFGPHIFHTDDEGVWDYVNGFTPFKPYKNRVKTTSQGSVFSLPVNLHTINQFFGATMRPDEARAFIEARADTSIDDPQSFEEQALRFVGPELYEAFFKGYTEKQWGCSPRALPASILKRLPLRFNYDDDYFAHRFQGMPEHGYTALVEAILDHPNIDVHLSTPFDEAHASRADHVLWTGALDAYFGHDRGRLGYRTLDFEPFRATGDYQGCAVMNYGDAEVPFTRITEHKHFAPWETHEETICFREFSRECGPGDTPYYPIRLVDEKALLGDYVAAAEAARGVTFLGRLGTYRYLDMDVTIREALDAAAMLNAAFADGTPPPVFPKSPF